From the Amblyraja radiata isolate CabotCenter1 chromosome 12, sAmbRad1.1.pri, whole genome shotgun sequence genome, one window contains:
- the shroom4 gene encoding protein Shroom4 isoform X2, with amino-acid sequence MERSREAVSICQHIHVQLQGGAPWGFTLKGGLEHGEPLTISKIEDGGKAALSKKLQVGDEIINISGSPLYGSRQEALILIKGSFRALKMVVKRRSGPGIRPYTWHLAKLSETQPEATMMPYSSGSLSLSWHSGYDSSDFPMQWDQLALRHNLDQRSSFGSMDSLDQPNQSCDQSTYPNKRDSAYSSFSASSNTSDYTVSSSIKTDESASMDSILHGLGPWLPTRYGDTQYQQSGSEGGEPPAEEQLCSHCGKGSSERDNLPPSHVREANAPGSTSSAPPPPPVRRESFVATKARSASVCVTSSEAFRTTNLLLHRGRWTSETLLSTRNKDSVGDCCVPNSSTGTSQHCSKSVSSHCPVECCCQLREQPRHNCHPHRQGEEMISHENTTYPGKSNRYLMGQLELCNLIDPSLVARQYQNLNQTDPCERLTLNLHRHSAPEKLLSVQLHSPMISDGNKNGLGILCNQERGEWPNSMPLPQDGYQSNVGLPYKALNKIDSTFEKQIKEIPLKSECKLKGNQHDVGASTCSHCLDSQDLSSCKTQHSQTSCRGVSVEMIAHQQVPPIPSDPMSEVGSASSSNNIVETEADLEEIKNETVRNARVSSSRAARMRRKSDRFATNLRNEIQMKKAQLHKKCGAALLQMEEASEEMSEPSEKPSTFYTCIIDKSEANDIAEEATSMKPQTTSRNKNLDNVAEDHNTGSMHFCSLTSNSNISPDKCKTEIDSVSQSFEQKTAQESWGGDLRSWTSENKLECQGKVMKASGADEMKQCTMASLQEPDTSPLMPFAERRKFFEETSKSYSGSDSCNFIALKNKSNSIGRSKGQHLYSKLHMLPCDDLMQSDEATFQVSTGSVSQCSEKHPACSSQDSEQQKHYTRVKQREQTCEHLKPLKPNISSTLKDHCVSHIQQIQPPTKGPSICYQDCHSDDGHLEEPRSTTRLKQVPPTLPKGYPVEKLDLIEIINRKFSSPERETKIQCVSSVQEAHSESKSKGNLEDEWNTLPRESKQESSLETPIPSAALPLPYPAYSAHAPQSEVGCNCTGQDIGCESPTVLRKFEGEKRASHDFEACRHGDLSTNKKKKNPPPLRPPPPDLEKYRLQKLSQHETIDLGKQQSQTQLQHSTSDLELHQSRNLSQHELKVSDKFQFKKPPRCELENFEKGQKISQCELPDLENSQTRKPSHHELEDLEKYRFQKVPQHELPDLDMLQPRKSPARESTNVNKYRSRSLGQHGLPDTDKILPQKLSQHELSDVGRYPSRKLSQHGLIDMESYPPRQLAQHELTYLDSYPPRKLSLHELPDIDRYPPWKLSQHELPDIDRYPPRKQSQHELQDMDRYPPRKLSYHELPDIDRYQFWKLSQHELPDIDRYAPQKLSQHELPDVDRYPARKLSQHELPDMDKHPTRKLCQHELPDMDKYQSRKLSTHELQDLHKYQHRKLSLHELPEMEKYQFRKLSLHELPDLDKYRLQRGAQYELDPVLISQPASMIWKKSEPITERETWTYSDPSTNAGSAGNIATRYSHPSQMCADYSMGFEYRYPGSNFINPRCLGPSSLVPVPGEHMISSLYNYKSNRPAMKLAVPLESDVTSRTQKLMDSAGVGTSRGGRNWPFEGEHLYHPDNMPSAKNEVDLGCQRCGESYSSIVSRQDERWEDSEIYVKPVTKSQRNIIQSPSWDPGEGIETVRCCPDMKCRPPTEFTSEELLRDIAGKDQSLADILDPNSKMKSAVDMMGGIFPESKEELSRARERKKRNPLQLSLNVNSERVSVQATSPTPTVGSTTCSTYYSTSTAKAELLNKMKDLPKMAEECLEEAEEEDNKLMEKKHQLICSLSRKLSVLHEAQKSLLEDISANCALGAEAERMVNSVCKPNEFDKYRMFIGDLDKVVNLLLSLSGRLARVENALNNLDPETNEEERHALNEKKKQLTAQLEEAKELKEHVDHRERVVHDILVKHLSEDELQDYTHFVKMKSALIIEQRELEDKIKLGEEQLKCLRESLSLGVYKDNI; translated from the exons GAGAAGTGGTCCAGGGATAAGACCTTACACATGGCACCTGGCCAAGTTATCGGAGACGCAACCTGAGGCTACTATGATGCCCTATTCATCAGGGTCTTTAAGTCTGTCGTGGCATTCGGGATATGACTCCAG TGACTTTCCTATGCAGTGGGATCAACTAGCTCTCCGTCACAACTTGGATCAAAGGAGCTCATTCGGAAGTATGGACAGCCTTGACCAACCTAACCAAAGTTGTGACCAAAGCACGTATCCTAACAAAAGAGATTCTGCCTACAGCTCATTTTCTGCAAGTTCTAACACCTCTGACTACACTGTCTCGTCATCAATTAAGACAGATGAGTCTGCTTCCATGGACAGTATATTGCATGGTTTGGGACCATGGCTACCAACAAGGTATGGGGACACCCAGTACCAGCAAAGTGGAAGtgagggtggggagccaccagctGAGGAACAGCTATGTTCACACTGTGGGAAGGGGTCATCTGAAAGAGACAACCTACCACCATCCCATGTACGTGAAGCGAATGCTCCAGGCTCTACCAGCTCAGCCCCTCCACCACCGCCTGTTCGCAGGGAAAGTTTTGTGGCAACCAAAGCTCGctctgcatctgtgtgtgtgacgAGTTCTGAGGCATTTAGAACAACAAACTTGTTGCTTCATCGTGGTAGGTGGACTTCTGAAACCTTGTTATCAACAAGGAATAAGGATTCTGTGGGAGACTGTTGTGTTCCTAATAGCTCTACTGGCACTTCCCAGCACTGTAGTAAATCCGTGTCAAGTCATTGTCCAGTAGAATGTTGCTGTCAGTTGAGGGAACAACCAAGGCACAACTGTCATCCTCACAGGCAAGGTGAAGAAATGATTTCTCATGAAAATACAACATATCCTGGAAAATCCAATCGGTATTTAATGGGGCAGTTGGAATTATGCAACTTAATTGATCCGTCATTAGTTGCCCGTCAATACCAGAATCTAAATCAAACGGATCCGTGTGAAAGATTGACTTTGAATTtgcatagacacagtgcacctgagAAGTTATTGTCAGTGCAACTGCATTCACCAATGATTTCGGACGGTAATAAAAATGGTTTGGGAATATTGTGTAATCAGGAAAGAGGTGAATGGCCCAATAGTATGCCTTTACCTCAGGATGGATATCAGTCCAATGTTGGGCTTCCTTATAAAGCTTTGAACAAAATTGATTCGACATTTGAAAAGCAGATAAAAGAGATTCCTTTGAAGTCTGAATGCAAACTGAAGGGAAATCAACACGATGTTGGTGCCTCTACTTGCAGTCACTGTTTAGatagtcaagacctttcttcttgCAAGACTCAACACAGTCAAACAAGTTGCAGAGGTGTATCTGTTGAAATGATAGCCCATCAGCAGGTACCACCAATACCATCTGATCCAATGAGTGAAGTTGGAAGTGCATCCTCAAGTAATAATATTGTAGAAACTGAGGCAGATTTGGAAGAAATCAAGAACGAAACTGTCCGAAATGCCCGGGTATCAAGTTCCAGAGCAGCCAGAATGCGACGCAAAAGTGACCGCTTTGCCACAAATTTGCGGAATGAGATACAAATGAAGAAAGCTCAGCTCCATAAGAAATGTGGTGCTGCACTACTGCAGATGGAGGAAGCTTCCGAAGAAATGAGTGAGCCAAGCGAGAAGCCATCCACTTTCTATACTTGTATAATAGATAAGTCTGAGGCCAACGACATAGCAGAGGAAGCTACCAGTATGAAGCCACAGACAACCAGTCGCAATAAAAACCTGGATAACGTGGCAGAAGATCATAATACTGGAAGTATGCATTTCTGTTCATTGACCAGCAATTCCAATATTTCACCAGACAAATGCAAAACAGAAATAGATTCAGTATCCCAAAGCTTTGAACAGAAGACTGCACAGGAATCTTGGGGAGGTGACCTCAGGAGTTGGACATCTGAAAATAAGCTGGAGTGTCAAGGTAAGGTGATGAAGGCAAGTGGGGCAGATGAGATGAAACAGTGTACAATGGCATCGTTGCAGGAACCAGATACCTCCCCATTAATGCCCTTTGCAGAGAGGAGAAAATTCTTTGAAGAAACTAGTAAAAGCTACTCGGGATCTGATTCTTGCAATTTTATAGCTCTAAAGAATAAATCAAATTCCATAGGAAGGTCGAAAGGTCAGCATTTATACAGCAAGTTGCACATGCTTCCATGTGATGATCTGATGCAGTCTGATGAGGCCACCTTCCAAGTCTCTACAGGCAGTGTCAGCCAATGCTCTGAGAAACATCCAGCTTGTTCATCTCAAGACTCGGAACAACAAAAACACTACACTCGAGTGAAACAACGTGAACAGACATGTGAACATTTAAAGCCACTCAAACCAAATATTTCAAGCACTTTGAAAGACCATTGTGTGTCTCATATTCAACAGATACAACCCCCCACCAAAGGTCCATCAATATGTTATCAGGATTGTCATTCAGATGATGGTCACCTCGAAGAACCTCGATCTACCACAAGACTCAAACAGGTGCCACCCACTTTACCCAAG GGATATCCGGTGGAAAAACTGGATCTGATTGAGATAATAAACAGGAAGTTTTCTTCACCAGAAAG AGAAACAAAGATACAGTGTGTAAGCAGCGTGCAAGAGGCACATTCTGAATCCAAGTCAAAAGGGAATCTCGAGGATgagtggaatacattgccaaggGAATCCAAGCAGGAAAGTTCTTTGGAGACACCCATCCCATCTGCTGCATTGCCTTTGCCTTATCCTGCATACTCCGCACACGCTCCCCAAAGTGAAGTTGGCTGCAATTGTACTGGCCAAGATATTGGTTGCGAATCACCTACTGTATTGAGAAAGTTTGAAGGAGAGAAACGTGCCTCACATGATTTTGAAGCATGTAGACATGGTGATTTATCtaccaacaaaaaaaagaaaaatcctcCACCACTGAGACCTCCACCACCAGACCTGGAGAAATACAGATTGCAGAAACTGTCTCAGCATGAAACAATTGATTTGGGAAAACAACAGTCCCAAACACAATTGCAACATAGCACATCAGATTTGGAATTGCACCAATCTAGGAACTTGTCTCAGCATGAACTGAAAGTTTCAGACAAGTTCCAATTCAAGAAACCACCTCGATGTGAATTGGAGAATTTTGAAAAGGGCCAGAAAATATCGCAATGTGAATTACCAGATTTGGAAAATTCCCAGACCAGGAAACCATCCCATCATGAATTGGAGGATTTGGAAAAGTACCGGTTCCAAAAAGTGCCCCAGCATGAGTTGCCAGATTTGGATATGTTACAGCCCCGGAAATCACCTGCACGTGAATCGACAAATGTGAATAAGTACAGATCTCGGAGTCTGGGACAACACGGATTGCCAGATACAGACAAGATTCTACCACAAAAACTGTCCCAGCACGAATTATCAGATGTGGGCAGATATCCATCCAGGAAATTGTCCCAGCACGGATTGATAGATATGGAGAGCTATCCACCCAGACAACTGGCCCAGCACGAATTGACATATCTGGACAGTTACCCACCACGGAAACTATCCCTCCATGAATTGCCGGATATAGACAGGTACCCACCCTGGAAACTATCCCAGCATGAATTGCCGGATATAGACAGGTACCCACCCAGGAAGCAGTCCCAGCATGAGTTGCAAGACATGGATAGATATCCACCTCGGAAACTGTCCTACCATGAATTGCCGGATATAGACAGATATCAATTCTGGAAACTATCTCAGCACGAATTGCCAGATATTGACAGATATGCACCCCAGAAACTGTCCCAGCATGAATTGCCAGATGTGGACAGGTATCCAGCCAGGAAACTGTCTCAGCACGAATTACCGGATATGGACAAGCATCCAACCCGGAAATTGTGCCAACATGA ATTACCTGATATGGACAAATACCAGAGCCGAAAGCTGTCAACACACGAATTGCAAGATTTACACAAATACCAGCACCGGAAGCTGTCTCTGCATGAATTGCCAGAAATGGAAAAGTACCAGTTTCGAAAACTATCTCTGCATGAATTGCCAGACTTGGATAAATATCGGTTACAGAGAGGTGCTCAGTATGAATTGGATCCTGTGTTAATCTCACAGCCCGCATCTATGATTTGGAAAAAGTCTGAACCAATCACTGAGAGGGAAACATGGACTTATTCAGACCCATCTACAAACGCTGGATCTGCTGGGAACATTGCAACACGATATTCTCATCCATCACAAATGTGTGCAGATTACTCAATGGGCTTTGAATACAGGTATCCAGGATCCAATTTCATTAATCCAAGATGTTTAGGACCTTCCTCTTTAGTTCCTGTTCCAGGCGAACATATGATCTCTTCCTTGTATAATTATAAGTCAAATAGGCCAGCGATGAAATTGGCAGTGCCCCTGGAGAGTGATGTCACATCAAG AACTCAAAAATTAATGGATTCAGCGGGAGTGGGGACATCCAGAGGGGGAAGAAACTGGCCATTTGAAGGAGAGCATCTCTACCACCCAGACAACATGCCATCTGCAAAGAATGAGGTGGATCTAGGCTGTCAACGATGTGGAGAGTCATACTCCAGTATTGTCAGCAGACAAGATGAAAGGTGGGAAGATTCAGAAATTTACGTTAAACCTGTCACCAAATCGCAAAGAAACATTATCCAAAGCCCCTCTTGGGATCCTGGTGAGGGAATTGAGACTGTGAGGTGCTGTCCGGATATGAAGTGCAGACCTCCCACTGAGTTCACATCTGAGGAGTTACTGAGAGATATTGCTGGGAAAGACCAATCTCTGGCAGATATTCTGGATCCAAACTCGAAGATGAAGAGTGCTGTGGACATGATGGGTGGAATCTTTCCAGAAAGCAAAGAGGAGCTGTCACGGGCACGTGAGCGCAAGAAACGGAATCCACTACAGCTGAGCCTGAATGTTAACTCCGAGAG GGTTTCAGTACAGGCTACGTCTCCAACTCCAACAGTTGGCTCAACGACTTGCTCCACCTACTATAGCACATCAACTGCTAAGGCCGAGCTGTTGAATAAGATGAAGGACCTTCCCAAAATGGCTGAAGAATGTTTGGAGGAGGCAGAGGAAGAAGATAATAAGTTGATGGAAAAGAAG CACCAATTAATCTGCAGTCTGAGCAGAAAACTTAGTGTGTTGCATGAAGCCCAGAAGAGCCTCTTGGAAGACATCAGTGCAAACTGTGCCCTGGGGGCAGAAGCTGAAAGAATGGTGAACAGTGTCTGCAAACCCAATGAATTTGATAAGTACCGAATGTTCATTGGGGATCTGGATAAGGTGGTAAATCTGTTACTGTCGCTCTCTGGTCGACTTGCAAGAGTAGAAAATGCCTTGAATAATTTGGATCCTGAGACAAATGAGGAAGAGCGG CATGCACTgaatgaaaagaaaaaacaaCTCACAGCACAACTTGAAGAGGCTAAAGAGCTGAAAGAACATGTGGATCACAGGGAGCGAGTCGTCCATGATATTCTGGTCAAGCATTTGTCGGAAGATGAGCTCCAGGATTACACTCATTTTGTAAAGATGAAATCTGCTCTCATCATCGAGCAGCGAGAGCTGGAAGATAAAATCAAGCTTGGTGAAGAGCAGCTCAAATGTCTGAGAGAAAGCTTATCTCTCGGAGTATACAAAGACAACATCTGA